The window TTCGACGCTCTGGCATTTACCGAATCTATTGTAGTGTTCATATCCCCTAGGATGTCCAGCACATCTGACAGCATACCTGGTCTGTCGTAACCTGAAGCCTCAATTTCTACCGGGAACGACTTTTCTTTAAATCCATCCCATTTAACTTCAATAAGTCTTTCTTTATCGTAGACATTATTAATTACATTCGGACAATCCTGCCGGTGTATTGAAACACCTCGACCTCTAGTTATATATCCCACTATTTTGTCTCCCGGCACAGGGTTACAACACCTGGAAAACTTAACCAGAACATTATCTACACCGTCTATTTTTACACCTTCAAATATTTTATTTTTTTGCCTAAATTTTTGTTCTACTTTTGCGCTTTCCAGTTCTCCTTTGTCGGATCTAACGTTCTTTTTATATTCTTCTATAATTCTTTGAACAGCTTGAGTCGCTGAAATTCCTCCGTATCCAACCGATGCAAAAAGATCGTCGACATTTTGAAAGCTTAGCTTTTTTAACAGGTTGTCCATAAAATCCTGATTTATAAGCTGATAAATGTCGTACCCCTGTCTTTTGGCCTCTTTCTCCAGCATCTCCTTTCCTCGATTTATGTTTTCCTCACGTCTTTCTTTTTTAAACCACTGTCTTATTTTATTTTTTGCCTGAGTAGATTTGACAAACTGCAGCCAATCCCGGCTAGGACCATTGCTGTGAGCCGATGTAATTATTTCAACTATATCTCCGTTTTTCAGCTTATAATCTAAAGGTACGATCTTGCCGTTAACTTTTGCCCCAATACATCTGTTTCCGATGTCCGTATGAATCCTATAAGCGAAGTCTATAGGACAAGATCCTGCTGGTAAGTTTATCACATCTCCTTTAGGAGTAAAGACGTAAACCTCATCGGAAAACAAATCTATTTTTAGGGATTCCATGAATTCTTTAGCATCCCGCAAATCTCTCTGCCAGTCGAGGATCTCTCTAAGCCAAGATAGTTTTTTGTCAAAATTGTCGCTTTTATTTCCCTCTTTATATCTCCAATGAGCTGCGATACCATATTCCGCCGTTTTGTGCATTTCGTAAGTTCTTATTTGAATTTCCAAAGGTTCCCCTGAAGAGTCTATAACGGTAGTATGAAGTGATTGATACATATTAGGTTTTGGCATAGCTATATAGTCTTTGAATCTACCCGGTATAGGTTTCCATAAGGTATGGACAACCCCTAATGCTGCGTAACAATCTCTTACACTTGAAACAATTATTCTTACAGCAGTTAAATCGTAAATCTGTTCGAAGGATTTATTTTGTTCCTTCATTTTTTTATAGATGCTGTAAAAATGCTTTGGACGTCCCTGAATCTCTGCCTTAATGCCAGCGGCATCTAATTTTTTTTCCAAAATGGCTATCATCTTGTTTATATGTTCTTCTCTTTCCTTTCTTTTTTTGGCCACTTTTTCTACTAATTCATAGTATCTTTCTGGTTCCAAATACCTAAAAGCTAAATCCTCCAATTCCCACTTAATTTTAGATATTCCAAGTCGATGAGCAAGGGGAGCAAAAATTTCCAACGTTTCTACGGCTATTTCCTTTTGCTTATCTATAGGCAGATACTTAAGAGTCCTCATATTGTGGAGCCTGTCTGCCAGCTTTATAAGTATAACTCTTATATCTTTAGCCATCGCCAAGAACATTTTTCTGAGATTTTCCGCCTGCTGTTCTTCCTTAGTCTTAAACTCAAGTTTCCCCAATTTTGTTACGCCATCTACCAATAAAGCTATTTCGCCTCCGAATTCTCTGGTAATATCTTCCAGCGTATATTCTGTGTCCTCTACTACATCGTGCAACAGGCCGGCAGCTATTGTGATGGTATCAAGTTCAAGGTCAGCCAAAATCATGGCAACTTCTAAGGGGTGGAAAATGTATAGCTCCCCGGAAATTCGGTGCTGGCCATCATGGGCTTTTTTTGCAAATTCGTACGCCCTATCGACCAGCTCCAAGTTGGCCGAAGGATTATACGATTTTATGCGATCTTTCAGGGTATGAAGAGTTGCCAAAATATCCACCCCTTTTTAAACTTAATACTTTATTAGAGAAATTACCTCGTACTTAGATAAATATTCTCTTCCTTTTAAATCCGTCAATTCAATCAAGAAAGCAACAGCAGTAACTATCCCGCCGAGTCTTTCGACCAATTCGATAGTGGAAAAAATAGTTCCTCCTGTAGCTAAAAGGTCATCCACCACTAATACCTTTTGGCCAGCTTCAATAGCATCTTTGTGCATTTCAAGCACATCGGTTCCGTACTCAAGTTTGTATTCAGCTTTTATGGTCTCCCCAGGAAGCTTTCCTTTTTTCCTTGCAGGAACAAATCCTTTGCCAAGTTCATAAGCAAGCGGTGCCCCGATAATAAATCCTCTGGCCTCAGGTCCAGCTACAAGATCAAAATCTTTTTCTCTTACCAAATCTGCTAAACTTTTAATGGCTATTTTGAAAGCTTCTCCGTCTTTCAAAAGCGTAGTTATATCTTTAAAGCTTATTCCCTTTTTAGGAAAATCCATTATTACTCGAATTTTTTCTTTCAGATCCATTCGATCTCCTCCTGTTTTAATAATTCTAGATATTATAAAAATTGTTATAAAATTCTATTACCTTTTTCTTTAATAACACAATGTTTCGATAAGTAGGCGAAAAATTGAAATCCAATTTCTTTAAGTTGAAACTAAAATGCAGAACTTTAACTTTGTCTTTCTCTATAATATACTTTAAAATTCCCAACTCTTTTAAAATACTCAGCGCAGTAATAATACTTATTCGATCCACTTTTTTTACATCTTGCTGTTTGAAAAAATTCACTAATTCATTTAAATAAAAAACATTTTTCCCGTTTTTTGTTAAATTATATATATGACTTAAAGTCGATGCGAAAATTTGCTTGCAAGGTAATAATTTTTCACATACTAAATAGTTATATCTCAAATCTTCCCTGTTGAAAATTAAATGAAGTTTAGGCAAAGGCGAGTTTAAAACATGATCTCTCATAAGTTCAATGCTAAATGGCGGATCATAAAAAACTATCTCATCCATATCCCCTGACAGAACTTTGTGGGAATCAGCCTCTGGATTTATTAAGATCACATTTTTTTTATTTAATACATTTTTGCCTTCTAAATTAAAAAAAACCCCCAGCTCTGATCTTGCAATATCAAATTTTTTAAGATAAACTAGAAGTCTCCATGCTTGATATGGAGTGTTTACTTTAACAAGGATTCTTTTAGATGATTCAAAAAGGCTCTTTATGTATTTTCTTTTGTTTTTTACTTTAAAAAACTCTATATCATTGCTGATACAGTATGAATTCTCGTCAATATCATTAAAATCCATTTCTCTTAAAACATTTAAAAACCGTTTAAAATACTCTTCTTCCAATTTTATCATAATATCGTCCCGAAGAAAGGGGATTTTTATATCTTTTAGATTAAGCTGCAAACTCTTACTCCCTTCCCACTCATCGAGCTCAAGCCAAAAAGCTACATCTATTAAAGGAGCCTTTTCTAGTTGGTTTTTGTAATCTCCAAAATTAAAACCAATAGCTCTGAATTCTTTTTCCTTTTTTTTCAATCGAATCTTTAAATGATTTTCCTTTTCTCCTATAACTTTGATTTGTTCTATCGCCATACTCTTGCAGACAAAAACAGGCTTAGGGTTGCCAAACCCGAAAGGCTTAAGGAGCTGAAGCTGCTCAGCCAGTTCGGTCGTCAATTCCTCTGGTGTCAATTCCATATCTATCTTCAGTTTCATTTCCCATTTTTCTCTTTCAGTAGACTTAGCTAATTCATTTATTTTTAAACGAAAATTTTCTATCTCTTTTACTTTTATAGTGAAACCAACAGCCTGTTCGTGACCACCAAATTTATCAAGCATATCAGACAATTTACTCAAAGCTTCGAAAATATCAAAACCCGGTACGCTTCTCGCAGATCCCCTCCCTTCTTCTCCTTCTTCTGATATAAGGATACAAGGTATACAATAGTTTTGCACAAGTTTCGAAGCTACGATCCCAATAACACCGGGATGCCATCTGGAACCAGACACTACTATAACTCTGTCTTTATCAATTCTCACGTTTTTTTGTATGTACTCCTTTGCTTCATTATATATCCTTGTTTCAATAGCCTGCCTTTCTCGATTGAGTAATTCTAAATCCTTAGCTAGCCTTTTTGCTTCATTTTCATCATCTGCAAGTAAAAGTTGTACGGCCAAAGTAGCATCCGAAAGTCTCCCTGCAGCGTTTAACCTCGGCGCTAAAATATAACTAATTTTTTCCTCATCTATGTCTTTAACCGAAAGTCTACATTCCTCCAATAGAGCAAGCAGTCCTTTTTTATCCGTATTTTTTAATACATTTATTCCCCATTTTGCAATTATCCGATTTTCATCTACCAACGGAACCATATCGGCTATCGTACCTAATGCGACCAGGTCCAAAAATTTTAAGGTCACGTCTTTGTTACAATTTGAAAGAGCCTGAACTAATTTTAGAGCAACTCCTACTCCAGCCAGTTCTTTAAAAGGATAAGAGCAGTCTTTTTGTTTTGGATTTATTACCGCAATAGCTTTAGGTACATCGTCGTGAGGCTCGTGATGATCCGTAATCACCATATCCATTCCTAGTTCTTTTGAGTAAATTACTTCTTCTTTTGAAGCTATGCCATTATCTACTGTAATTATCAACTTAGTACCGCTTTTTGCAATCTTTTCGAGCGCCTCCTTATTTAACCCGTATCCTTCTTCTAACCTTGAGGGAATGTAAAATTCGACATCTCCTCCCAGTTCACGCAAAGCTTTTACTAACAATGCACAGCCAGTAACCCCATCAACATCATAGTCTCCGTAAACTGTTATCTTTTCTCCGTTTGAAATAGCTTTTTTGACCCTAATTACGGCTTTTTCCATATCCTTAAGCAAAAAAGGATTGTACATGTCATCAATAGAAACCCTTAAAAAGCGCAGTACATCTTCTCTTTTTTCTATACCTCTAGCTTTTAACAGCTTTAAAATTACAGGGTGGAGATTTTTCTCACTATAGGACGGAATTACAGGCGGACAAAATTCCCACAGGTAGTTTCCATCGATCACAAAACTACACACCTCCATCCCTTAAAACACATATAAATTATAAAACAACCGAAACTTTATATCAATGAATTTTTTATTAAATCAAATGCCTACTATTATTCAAGACGTTCACTAGCACATCTTTATCTAACTCTTCTACGATGTAAAGTTTACCATTTGCAGCCTCAACTATCTTAGTGAGGCAATCCTTGTTTGGTTGTAAGCCAATACAGCAGAAATCTATTTTTTTCTTTCTAATATTTTGAGCAGCAATAATTGCATCCTTTACCGGATCTGTACTCCAAACCGGCACAGTAGGAATTCCATCTGTCACCAGTATAATCAACGGATTTTTTAAATTCTTAGAGCACATATAGGATAGTGCCCTCTCCAAGGCAAGGGCAAGAGGAGTAAGGCCTGAAGATGCTATGCTGCTTACACCGTAATCGACCTGGCTGAAATTTTTGGTAAAGGGAACGCAAATCTTTACCTCTTTTTCTTGAAAAGTCAGGACGCTGACTCTTCTATAGGAAGTTAAAACAATATGCTTTGCCAAATATTTTGCACTTCTTAATCTTTCACCTGCCATGCTAGCACTTGCATCTATAAGCAGGCAAATATCTTGTCCCTTTTCAAAAGATCTTTTGATAATTACGATGTCTTCAGTTGAAATTGACAATTTTTTTCTTTCTGAATAACACCTAATTAAGGCTCTTTTTATAGTCTCTGTTATTTCGATCTCTTCGAGCCATTCATTTTTATTATAAATTTTTTTTGATAAAATTCCCTTGTTTTTGAGTGTATTTTTTGCGTTTCCGAAGGCTGGTGTTATTATTTTTTCCCCTTTTTTAGGAAGGTCTCTTATCATTCTCTTCAAAATCAACTCTATTTCTTTATTATTTTGTTTTATATATTCAATGAGACTTTCTCCTTCCTTTGTTAAATTGTAAACACCGGATTTTTTGCAAACAATAGCATTCCTTTCTAGGCGTGCTAAAACTTCGTTCAAATCTCCGTACTTTTTCTTTAACTCAAAAAGGTCCTTTCTTTTTTCAGACTTAAAGTATTCTAGAAGTTCCTGTAATTCGTTTATGCTGCCAAAATATTCGCTTAACTCAATAGCCCTTTGATATTCATTTTCTGTAAAGGGGCCTTTGCTGAAGTTGGTTTGTTTTAAAAAAGAGTCTGAATTTGTAGCATAAGGTGAAAGGTCGCATGGAGTATTGCCAATGTCATTTCTAATTTTTTCTACTTTTCGTATTTCTATGCCTTGCTCTAACAGAGCTTCTTCCACTTTAATTATTAAAAAGAGTAAAAAATCTAAATTGTCATCGTCGAGCAAAACAGCAAGGTGTACATGATTCAAGTGGTTTTTTAAAAGGCTCTCAGTTTTACCATAATTTAGGGTACCAGTCAATCTTCCTCCTCCGCTGCCCGTTTGAATATCTATAAAATCCCCCAAAGCCTCCTTAGAAACCTCTGTGAGTGCTTTTAAAAGGTTTTCTGCAACTTTTTTTACGTCTACCCTTCTTACTTCATGAAATAAATCCACATGCACAATTTCGCCTTCATTGAACCTGTTATAAAAAACTTTTCCTGCATCAGAATTAGTGATAATTCGAACCAATTGAGGGCGTTCCGGAGAAATTACGTGTATTTTCCTGCTTGCTACTGCTGCTTCACCTATTCGAACTCCTCTTCCTTTTGCAAATTCATTCTTTATTTTTTCTAATAATTTAATCATTAAAGCTCGTCCTCCGTTTTAACACAATCATTAAAATCCAACTGCCTCAATGGTATGGCTTTTTTGCTCGGGGCACATATCTGTTCATTCTTAGGCTCTATTTTACGCAAAGTCTTTCCCTTAAGGGCTCTTGAAAAAATTGAAAACATTTTCTTAAAAGTATCTATTTTATTGTTTTTATTTTCTTCTCTTTGCCTGGAGCTTGCCATATTTTCTTTGTCCGACAGTTCAATTTGCGGTCTTTGAAGAACTTCAGCATTCTTTGAGTTTAAATTTCCCAGGTTCTTTAATATTTCAGCCAAATTTTTACTGTCTGTTCTATGTTTTAAAGCTACTCTCACAAGATAAGCTAAATCTTTTACTTCTGGTTTCTTATCTTGTAGTGCACTTAAGATCCAGATTCCATGCAGTATAGCTTCCAATCCCCTTATGCTTTCTAGTCCATACTTAATGTACATTGATGCTAATGCCGTTTTCAATTCTTCTGGAACCTGAAATTCTGATAGCTTCTTTTTTGCTTCAATAAACTTTTTTACTTTTTCTCTTTCCAATTCCAAATTTTCCTTTTGTTGACGGCATTCTAGTATGTCTAGGACAGTTCCGATACTTTTGGGCTTTTCCACATCGACTACAAAGTCAAATCTATCCGAAAGCTGACGCCGGATATTTTCAAGAGGTCCTGGGTCTTCGTCTGGATTTGACGCAGCCCATACGCTCACCTTTATAGGTATTTCTACAGGCGGCAAACCGGCTTCTTCTATTTGGATTCTACCCGGCTTAGTTCCCATAACATCCAGAAGAATATCAACAATTTCAGGAGATGTGTCGGCTAGACGATTTATTTCGTCTATAAAAATTACGCCCCGGTGAGCGCGTGGAATAGTACCCAATAGCAATGCCGCCTGAGGATTATCCTTAGATAAGAGTTTTTCTACATCAATGCTTCCCACTACTGTACCTTTTTTAGCCGAATGTGATATTTCAAGGAAAGGCATATCTATCAATTCTATACCAATCTTTTCGATTTCTTCTGGAGAAAGGTTTTTGTGATTTGGGCAATAAGGTTCTTTAGGATCGCAATTATATTCACAACCTTTTATTCGCTCGATTTTAGGGAAAATATTGCGGGAGGCTCTTAAAATAGTAGTTTTTCCTGTACCTCTCAATCCTTCCGCATGAATATGCACTGGCACACCAGTATAAGTTGAAAGAATTGCAACGTCAATAATTTCAAAAAGACATCTGTTGCCCTCATGTTGCACCAACTGCGAATACCTTTTCATTCTTTTTCCCTCCTTACGACAATATTTTCCCACAGAAAAAGGTTTTTAATTAAAAAAATAAGGGCCTTTTAAGCCCTTACTTTAGAAATTATTATAAATTATTATGCACGAGCAACTTTCTGTTGTCCCCTCAATATGCTCCATATTGGCGTTGCAATAAATATTGTAGAGTAAACACCACTCACTATTCCTACTATAAGCGCGAGGGTAAAATCTTTGATTGTTTCACCGCCCAAGAAGTAAAGCGAAATAATAGCAAGAAGCGTTGTCAAAGATGTATTTATAGACCTCGTAAGACATTGAGTGATACTCGTATTGGCTATATCATCAAACTTGGCTTTTCCCATAATTCTTTGGTTCTCGCGAATGCGGTCGAATATTACTATCGTATCATTTATAGAATATCCAACCACTGTAAGAATGGCAGCAACAAACGTAATATCAATGGGAATGTAAAATATAGAATAAAAACTAACCATGATTAGCACATCGTGGATAAGGGCACCAATGGCTGCAATTCCCGATTTAAATTCAAAACGAAATGCAACATAGAGTAACACTCCGCAATTTGCAATCATTAAAGCTATTAGAGCCTGACGCTGCAATTCCTTTCCTATTATAGCATCCACCTTTTCCGCACGTATAAGCTGAGCTTTGGACCATCGTTCTTTTATAATTTGGATTAAGCTGTTTTTTTGTTCTAGAGAAAGAACAGGAGTCCTTATTATCAATTCTTCGCGGTTATCTCCAGCTTCTTTAACTTCAACATTTTTAAGACCTATACTTTCAATTTTTTGCCTTGCTTCCGCAAGACTATAAGGTTCTCCTATATCGAAATGAAGTATATCGCCCCCTGTAAAATCCACACCCCAATTCAATCCTCGAGTAGCCAAAGAAAATAGACCAGCAGCAATGACTATAAGGGAAATACCGATCCAAAGCCATTTTCTTTCCATGAAGGCGTATTTTCTCAACGTTTTCACCCCTTTATGCACCAAAAAACTTCCTGTTGGTTATAAGCCTTGTATTTATCAAGTTACCGAGCATTATCCTGGTAACTACAATAGCGGTGAACAGACTAATAACGTTACCTAAAATCAGAGTGACCGCAAACCCTCTAATTGGACCTGTTCCGAAATAAAAGAGTACTATCCCAGCTATAATAGTCGTCAAATTAGAGTCAATAATCGTTGTAAATGCCCTGTGAAATCCTGAATCCAAAGCTGCCTTTAATGTTTTTCCGCTTTTTAGTTCTTCTTTGAACCTTTCGAAAATGAGCACGTTGGCATCCACAGCCATGCCCACCGAAAGTATGAAGCCTGCAATTCCAGGAAGAGTTAAAGTAGCACCAAGTGCTATGAAAGTTATTAAAACAAGCATGACGTAAAAAGCTAAAGCTATATCAGCCACTAATCCAGCAATCCTGTAATATACTAACATAAATGTCATCACCAAAATAATGCCTATAATCCCTGCCTTAAGACTTTTGTTGAGCGAATCAGTCCCGAGCGTAGGACCGACCGACCGCACTTCTCGCTGCTCTAAATCTATCGGAAGAGCTCCTCCTCTAATAAGGGCGGCAAGCTGCGCAGCTTCGTCTATGCTTGAAAGCCCTTCTATGACAGCCTCACCGTTTGAAATAACTGATTTTACAATAGGTGCAGAAATTACCTCTCCGTCAAGCACAATTGCAATAGGATTGCCAAGATATTTCTCTGTGGCCTCAGCGAATTTTTTGGCTCCTTGCGAATTGAGTTTTAAACTTACTACAGGATTGTTTAAATTGTCATATAAAGCCCTGGCATCATTTACATCGTCCCCCGTCAGTACGACCTTTTGGTCAGGGCCGATGAATTCCAGCGAAGCAGTTTTCCCAATTATTTCGAGTGCTTTTTGCGAATCTTTTACACCAGGGAGTTCTACGCGGATTCTATTTTCACCTTGTCTTACAACAACGGGTTCTGCCACACCCAACTGGTCTACCCTCTTCCATATCACCTCTCTTGCCGCATTCATCTTTTCTTCCGAAATCGTTTGCCCCTCTTTAGGTTTTGCTTCAAGAAGAACATAAATTCCACCTTGAAGGTCCAGACCTAACTTAATTGCCTTTTTTAACGGCAAAACTTGATAAGGGCCCATCTTGACTCCAAAAGCCAAAATATAAGCCAAAAAAAAGACACTAAATAAAATGACTGCTATCTTAAGCAAACTCTTGGCCCTTAAGTTCATTTTAAAGTTCCTCCAATCTCTCAGATAATACTGCAAGTTTTATTATATTCCTCGCCTTTAATGCTTGTCAACAAACCGAAATTTAAAAAAGGCCTTTTATAAAAGGCCTTTATTCTTTTTCTTTTTGGCAAACCTGATTTGCCACAGTACATGATGTTTTGCAGGCAGATTGACATGATGCTTGACATTCCCCACATCCGCTCAAAAAAATAGCTTCATTATCGCATAAATTTCCTTTATGTATCACCTTGATGTGCTTCATTTATCAATTCCCTCCTTCGCATTGTTACCTCGTTACATTATACCACAATACGATTAAAGTGAAAAGATATTTACAGATATTTACATATTTACCCCTATCGCACCGGCAAATGCCCCTATTAAAAATCCAATGATTAGATCAATAATTATATTTAAGTCGTATCCTGCACCGTTTTTTATAAAAAATTTTATAATCATTATAAATGCTACATAGAAAAGTCCAATAAATCCACCGTGGAGCCAGCCTCCATAATCTAAATCTCTGGTAGCTTTAAAACTGCTGAGTGCTATACTCAAAGCACCTACTGCAGTCACGGCTTTTGGTATAATATCTTCTGATAACGAACTAAAATATAATATTATGCTTAATGCAAGAATTAAAAACAATGTAATTATATAAGCATTCAAAATACCTACCACTACTTTTGAAAAACTGAACCTTCTGGTAACCGAAGAATTTTTCATTAAAGTTCGACCTCCTTCCTTATAACTTTATTTCAAGAAGGAGGTCAGATATGCTAAATATTACATTGTATTTCAGATTTTTATTTTTCCTGTTTATCAGCCTTTTTTATTACATTCCCGATTGCAGACCTCGTCACCTTTATTTTCACTTTATCACCCACTTCAAGCGTTACCACATCGTCTTTAATATTCAAAATTCGCCCAAAAATACCTCCAATTGTAATGATTTCATCGCCTTCTTGGAGATTATCCAGCATATTTTTTCGCTCTCTTTCCCGTTTCTGCTGGGGCCGGATTATTAAGAAATAGAATATAGCAAAAATCAGTATAATTGGTCCGAATTGCTGAAGGAAAATCGTCGTGTTCAAGTTTCAATCAC is drawn from Caldanaerovirga acetigignens and contains these coding sequences:
- the secF gene encoding protein translocase subunit SecF, whose protein sequence is MKTLRKYAFMERKWLWIGISLIVIAAGLFSLATRGLNWGVDFTGGDILHFDIGEPYSLAEARQKIESIGLKNVEVKEAGDNREELIIRTPVLSLEQKNSLIQIIKERWSKAQLIRAEKVDAIIGKELQRQALIALMIANCGVLLYVAFRFEFKSGIAAIGALIHDVLIMVSFYSIFYIPIDITFVAAILTVVGYSINDTIVIFDRIRENQRIMGKAKFDDIANTSITQCLTRSINTSLTTLLAIISLYFLGGETIKDFTLALIVGIVSGVYSTIFIATPIWSILRGQQKVARA
- a CDS encoding adenine phosphoribosyltransferase, with the protein product MDLKEKIRVIMDFPKKGISFKDITTLLKDGEAFKIAIKSLADLVREKDFDLVAGPEARGFIIGAPLAYELGKGFVPARKKGKLPGETIKAEYKLEYGTDVLEMHKDAIEAGQKVLVVDDLLATGGTIFSTIELVERLGGIVTAVAFLIELTDLKGREYLSKYEVISLIKY
- the recJ gene encoding single-stranded-DNA-specific exonuclease RecJ; amino-acid sequence: MEVCSFVIDGNYLWEFCPPVIPSYSEKNLHPVILKLLKARGIEKREDVLRFLRVSIDDMYNPFLLKDMEKAVIRVKKAISNGEKITVYGDYDVDGVTGCALLVKALRELGGDVEFYIPSRLEEGYGLNKEALEKIAKSGTKLIITVDNGIASKEEVIYSKELGMDMVITDHHEPHDDVPKAIAVINPKQKDCSYPFKELAGVGVALKLVQALSNCNKDVTLKFLDLVALGTIADMVPLVDENRIIAKWGINVLKNTDKKGLLALLEECRLSVKDIDEEKISYILAPRLNAAGRLSDATLAVQLLLADDENEAKRLAKDLELLNRERQAIETRIYNEAKEYIQKNVRIDKDRVIVVSGSRWHPGVIGIVASKLVQNYCIPCILISEEGEEGRGSARSVPGFDIFEALSKLSDMLDKFGGHEQAVGFTIKVKEIENFRLKINELAKSTEREKWEMKLKIDMELTPEELTTELAEQLQLLKPFGFGNPKPVFVCKSMAIEQIKVIGEKENHLKIRLKKKEKEFRAIGFNFGDYKNQLEKAPLIDVAFWLELDEWEGSKSLQLNLKDIKIPFLRDDIMIKLEEEYFKRFLNVLREMDFNDIDENSYCISNDIEFFKVKNKRKYIKSLFESSKRILVKVNTPYQAWRLLVYLKKFDIARSELGVFFNLEGKNVLNKKNVILINPEADSHKVLSGDMDEIVFYDPPFSIELMRDHVLNSPLPKLHLIFNREDLRYNYLVCEKLLPCKQIFASTLSHIYNLTKNGKNVFYLNELVNFFKQQDVKKVDRISIITALSILKELGILKYIIEKDKVKVLHFSFNLKKLDFNFSPTYRNIVLLKKKVIEFYNNFYNI
- the yajC gene encoding preprotein translocase subunit YajC, which encodes MNTTIFLQQFGPIILIFAIFYFLIIRPQQKRERERKNMLDNLQEGDEIITIGGIFGRILNIKDDVVTLEVGDKVKIKVTRSAIGNVIKKADKQEK
- a CDS encoding VWA domain-containing protein, with translation MIKLLEKIKNEFAKGRGVRIGEAAVASRKIHVISPERPQLVRIITNSDAGKVFYNRFNEGEIVHVDLFHEVRRVDVKKVAENLLKALTEVSKEALGDFIDIQTGSGGGRLTGTLNYGKTESLLKNHLNHVHLAVLLDDDNLDFLLFLIIKVEEALLEQGIEIRKVEKIRNDIGNTPCDLSPYATNSDSFLKQTNFSKGPFTENEYQRAIELSEYFGSINELQELLEYFKSEKRKDLFELKKKYGDLNEVLARLERNAIVCKKSGVYNLTKEGESLIEYIKQNNKEIELILKRMIRDLPKKGEKIITPAFGNAKNTLKNKGILSKKIYNKNEWLEEIEITETIKRALIRCYSERKKLSISTEDIVIIKRSFEKGQDICLLIDASASMAGERLRSAKYLAKHIVLTSYRRVSVLTFQEKEVKICVPFTKNFSQVDYGVSSIASSGLTPLALALERALSYMCSKNLKNPLIILVTDGIPTVPVWSTDPVKDAIIAAQNIRKKKIDFCCIGLQPNKDCLTKIVEAANGKLYIVEELDKDVLVNVLNNSRHLI
- a CDS encoding RelA/SpoT family protein, with product MATLHTLKDRIKSYNPSANLELVDRAYEFAKKAHDGQHRISGELYIFHPLEVAMILADLELDTITIAAGLLHDVVEDTEYTLEDITREFGGEIALLVDGVTKLGKLEFKTKEEQQAENLRKMFLAMAKDIRVILIKLADRLHNMRTLKYLPIDKQKEIAVETLEIFAPLAHRLGISKIKWELEDLAFRYLEPERYYELVEKVAKKRKEREEHINKMIAILEKKLDAAGIKAEIQGRPKHFYSIYKKMKEQNKSFEQIYDLTAVRIIVSSVRDCYAALGVVHTLWKPIPGRFKDYIAMPKPNMYQSLHTTVIDSSGEPLEIQIRTYEMHKTAEYGIAAHWRYKEGNKSDNFDKKLSWLREILDWQRDLRDAKEFMESLKIDLFSDEVYVFTPKGDVINLPAGSCPIDFAYRIHTDIGNRCIGAKVNGKIVPLDYKLKNGDIVEIITSAHSNGPSRDWLQFVKSTQAKNKIRQWFKKERREENINRGKEMLEKEAKRQGYDIYQLINQDFMDNLLKKLSFQNVDDLFASVGYGGISATQAVQRIIEEYKKNVRSDKGELESAKVEQKFRQKNKIFEGVKIDGVDNVLVKFSRCCNPVPGDKIVGYITRGRGVSIHRQDCPNVINNVYDKERLIEVKWDGFKEKSFPVEIEASGYDRPGMLSDVLDILGDMNTTIDSVNARASKNGIAVIDLILEITDKQHLDNIIQKLKKINGIFEVRRVMNQ
- the scfA gene encoding six-cysteine ranthipeptide SCIFF — encoded protein: MKHIKVIHKGNLCDNEAIFLSGCGECQASCQSACKTSCTVANQVCQKEKE
- a CDS encoding magnesium chelatase — encoded protein: MKRYSQLVQHEGNRCLFEIIDVAILSTYTGVPVHIHAEGLRGTGKTTILRASRNIFPKIERIKGCEYNCDPKEPYCPNHKNLSPEEIEKIGIELIDMPFLEISHSAKKGTVVGSIDVEKLLSKDNPQAALLLGTIPRAHRGVIFIDEINRLADTSPEIVDILLDVMGTKPGRIQIEEAGLPPVEIPIKVSVWAASNPDEDPGPLENIRRQLSDRFDFVVDVEKPKSIGTVLDILECRQQKENLELEREKVKKFIEAKKKLSEFQVPEELKTALASMYIKYGLESIRGLEAILHGIWILSALQDKKPEVKDLAYLVRVALKHRTDSKNLAEILKNLGNLNSKNAEVLQRPQIELSDKENMASSRQREENKNNKIDTFKKMFSIFSRALKGKTLRKIEPKNEQICAPSKKAIPLRQLDFNDCVKTEDEL
- the secD gene encoding protein translocase subunit SecD, which produces MNLRAKSLLKIAVILFSVFFLAYILAFGVKMGPYQVLPLKKAIKLGLDLQGGIYVLLEAKPKEGQTISEEKMNAAREVIWKRVDQLGVAEPVVVRQGENRIRVELPGVKDSQKALEIIGKTASLEFIGPDQKVVLTGDDVNDARALYDNLNNPVVSLKLNSQGAKKFAEATEKYLGNPIAIVLDGEVISAPIVKSVISNGEAVIEGLSSIDEAAQLAALIRGGALPIDLEQREVRSVGPTLGTDSLNKSLKAGIIGIILVMTFMLVYYRIAGLVADIALAFYVMLVLITFIALGATLTLPGIAGFILSVGMAVDANVLIFERFKEELKSGKTLKAALDSGFHRAFTTIIDSNLTTIIAGIVLFYFGTGPIRGFAVTLILGNVISLFTAIVVTRIMLGNLINTRLITNRKFFGA
- a CDS encoding TIGR04086 family membrane protein; its protein translation is MKNSSVTRRFSFSKVVVGILNAYIITLFLILALSIILYFSSLSEDIIPKAVTAVGALSIALSSFKATRDLDYGGWLHGGFIGLFYVAFIMIIKFFIKNGAGYDLNIIIDLIIGFLIGAFAGAIGVNM